Proteins encoded in a region of the Trypanosoma brucei gambiense DAL972 chromosome 11, complete sequence genome:
- a CDS encoding serine/threonine-protein kinase, putative, translated as MGNGVVRVATRAPTELPTPKTASSSSHTTTSDTRSDAQRSNSPPIPVIKTDGYNNKFDPERLSLEDILGEPGSSTALYIKKKMAGRGAFGEAFIVENNPVAPVAKRRERIGAESLAVNGTERVGDCQSRQFVAKVLNLTCMSDHDRQYAQTEIMCLANADHFAIVRYYEHFYIDDEFQTIVIITEFADKGDLYRNLHHMPSDRFPTEREAGVLFVQLLLGLDHVHRRRMIHRDIKTANIFLTSRGFLKLGDFGFSKQYDTSVSNPIAVTFLGTSYYLSPEMLKGQRYGKKADIWAAGIVLCELLGKRRPFEAHSPAKLKELVLSGDMWLPPTQKSCESNNSAANPDGKASPPCISLEMREFLEYILQLDPDRRPSASQLLKTPLMQHYLHLFKKQVYDMIAADDEVERNYISNPVDCIGDRRRYNLTAKERVLVMRGIVEGENLIMSETEKQIESGIPGHMEGVVFKGTLDGRWKERYLTLADGYLTVTLAKEKCASNCNTRSKRMPLDTIKSVSPMKIFYSPEANSVEKVDCNKKFVFVLSTVHSQSILFATKTEEERDRWLTALMFILDMG; from the coding sequence ATGGGAAACGGTGTTGTGAGAGTAGCTACGAGAGCACCAACGGAATTACCAACTCCAAAGACCGCGTCGTCAAGTTCtcacaccaccacctccgACACGCGATCGGATGCGCAGAGGAGTAATTCGCCTCCCATTCCAGTAATTAAAACCGATGGATACAACAATAAATTTGACCCTGAGCGGCTTTCGCTTGAGGATATTTTGGGAGAACCCGGTAGCTCTACAGCTTTAtacataaagaaaaagatggcgGGAAGAGGTGCCTTTGGGGAGGCATTTATCGTCGAGAACAATCCGGTAGCTCCAGTGGCTAAGCGAAGGGAAAGAATTGGTGCTGAAAGTTTGGCAGTAAATGGGACAGAGCGTGTAGGTGATTGCCAGTCAAGGCAGTTTGTGGCAAAGGTCCTAAATCTAACCTGCATGTCGGATCACGACCGGCAGTACGCACAGACGGAAATAATGTGTTTGGCGAATGCTGATCATTTCGCTATTGTACGGTATTACGAGCACTTCTACATTGATGACGAGTTTCAAACAATTGTTATTATAACAGAGTTCGCGGATAAAGGGGATTTATATCGCAACCTTCACCACATGCCCAGCGACCGCTTCCCTACTGAGAGGGAGGCTGGGGTGTTGTTTGTTCAGTTACTTTTAGGTCTTGACCACGTCCACCGGCGGCGAATGATTCATCGCGATATTAAGACGGCTAACATCTTTCTCACATCTCGCGGATTCTTGAAGCTGGGTGATTTTGGTTTTTCAAAACAGTACGATACTAGCGTGAGTAACCCCATCGCTGTTACTTTCCTGGGAACGAGTTATTACCTCTCACCTGAGATGTTAAAGGGTCAGCGGTACGGAAAGAAAGCTGACATATGGGCTGCTGGTATTGTGTTGTGTGAACTTTTAGGAAAGCGCCGCCCTTTTGAAGCACACTCACCAGCAAAACTTAAGGAACTGGTGCTATCGGGTGACATGTGGCTTCCACCAACTCAAAAATCTTGCGAGTCCAATAATTCGGCTGCTAACCCCGATGGCAAAGCTTCTCCTCCTTGCATAAGTCTTGAGATGCGAGAGTTTCTTGAGTATATACTGCAGTTAGATCCCGATAGACGACCAAGCGCTTCTCAACTACTGAAAACACCCCTGATGCAGCACTATTTACACCTGTTTAAAAAGCAAGTGTATGATATGATTGCCGCCGATGATGAAGTTGAAAGGAACTACATTTCCAATCCTGTGGATTGTATTGGGGATCGCCGCCGCTACAACCTCACCGCAAAGGAGCGGGTCCTCGTAATGCGAGGCAtagtggagggggaaaatttgATTATGTCGGAAACTGAAAAACAAATTGAGTCGGGAATCCCCGGTCACATGGAAGGGGTTGTATTTAAGGGAACGCTTGACGGACGTTGGAAGGAACGGTATCTCACTTTGGCTGACGGTTACTTAACTGTCACActagcaaaagaaaagtgcgCCTCCAACTGCAACACACGCAGTAAAAGGATGCCACTCGACACAATCAAGTCAGTTTCGCCGATGAAAATTTTCTATTCCCCAGAGGCAAACAGCGTGGAGAAAGTGGATTGCAATAAGAAGTTTGTATTTGTGCTCTCAACAGTGCATTCGCAGTCTATTCTGTTTGCTACCAAAACTGAAGAAGAACGTGACCGGTGGCTGACCGCCCTCATGTTTATTCTTGACATGGGGTAG
- a CDS encoding protein phosphatase 2C, putative, with product MKGAMPPRQPPVRPCVVPRASIARAFAAFAVSIVASYLVGTKMGPITVIITLALFLFGSFNLLRHALNLVVVNANEANYNNMLRRADLMQHPSNQKFSDCGENAWVSFGFSCMQGWRRAMEDDHVTLLTCDGGFFGVFDGHSGANVAKFCGGNIFGFISQTEAYKNGNYSRAIYDGFMTIDKHIYSNFKDEKSGCTAVVLFVKGDNLYCGNAGDSRSVLCSDGEPVPLSTDHKPFLPTEQTRIERAGGYVWNRRVNGALALSRAIGDFSFKSNTLVPWDQQAVTSAPEVHRTLLDRTRDEFAVVACDGIWDVLSNEQVVRFVRLRIQRQVPLDKIAEELLDHCLSPHPFGVGCDNMSVVIVKFKQSPPVSPEEEFNVPAADVAESPEQLPLLSPASDGGGRDFREENRRVGSNVTETNSLLVAEDGEES from the coding sequence ATGAAAGGCGCGATGCCTCCCCGGCAGCCGCCCGTACGTCCCTGCGTCGTGCCAAGAGCGTCTATTGCTCGCGCTTTTGCGGCGTTTGCTGTTTCAATAGTCGCTAGTTATTTGGTCGGGACCAAAATGGGGCCCATCACAGTTATAATTACCCTGGCGCTGTTCTTGTTCGGCTCGTTTAACTTACTGCGACATGCACTGAACCTCGTGGTCGTCAACGCTAATGAGgcaaattataataatatgcTACGTCGTGCGGACTTGATGCAGCATCCTAGTAATCAGAAATTCTCAGATTGTGGAGAGAATGCGTGGGTTTCCTTCGGGTTTAGCTGCATGCAGGGCTGGCGTCGGGCTATGGAGGATGATCATGTTACTCTCCTGACCTGTGACGGTGGCTTTTTCGGTGTGTTTGACGGCCACAGTGGGGCGAATGTGGCGAAGTTTTGTGGTGGCAATATATTCGGGTTCATATCGCAAACTGAGGCATATAAAAATGGAAACTACTCTAGGGCTATCTACGACGGATTTATGACCATAGATAAGCACATCTATTCAAATTTTAAGGATGAAAAGAGTGGTTGTACAGCGGTTGTTCTCTTTGTTAAGGGTGACAATCTCTACTGCGGCAATGCTGGGGACAGCCGATCGGTACTCTGTAGCGATGGGGAACCGGTGCCTCTCAGCACAGACCACAAGCCCTTTCTTCCTACGGAACAGACCCGCATTGAACGTGCTGGCGGCTATGTGTGGAACCGCCGTGTGAATGGAGCGTTGGCTCTTAGCAGGGCTATCGGTGACTTCAGTTTCAAGTCAAATACTCTGGTGCCGTGGGATCAACAGGCTGTTACGAGTGCTCCGGAGGTTCATCGCACTCTTTTGGACCGCACACGCGATGAATTCGCGGTTGTCGCTTGCGATGGGATATGGGATGTGTTGAGCAACGAACAAGTGGTGCGGTTTGTGCGTCTCCGCATCCAGCGTCAGGTCCCCTTGGACAAAATAGCCGAGGAATTGCTGGATCACTGCCTTTCCCCCCATCCCTTTGGTGTTGGATGCGACAACATGTCTGTTGTCATTGTTAAATTTAAGCAATCGCCTCCTGTTTCTCCAGAAGAGGAATTTAACGTCCCAGCTGCTGACGTAGCAGAGTCCCCTGAACAATTACCTCTACTGAGCCCTGCATC
- a CDS encoding rab11B GTPase, putative has product MPNEIPYSFFILPFSSRHRFSSFFACVLVHFFFFVMSLKVKKLIDNKPDDERKPVKVILLGDSAVGKSKLVERFLMQRYVPVQMSTYALTLFHYDFVTEDDEAIDVDIWDTAGQERFSTMHPAYYHEAHACILVFDVTRKATYKNLEKWLGELRNYREHIPCIVACNKIDTDPSVVNKAFAFVEKHNLSLFYVSAADGTNVVQLLESAISEAVKYKKSPKKDDLMSQVLGFIKE; this is encoded by the coding sequence ATGCCAAATGAAATtccttactctttttttattcttcccttttcttctcgtcATAGGTTTAGCTCATTCTTCGCTTGCGTACttgtccatttttttttttttgtaatgtccttaaaagtgaagaaactaATTGACAATAAACCCGATGACGAACGGAAACCTGTGAAAGTTATCCTTCTTGGTGACAGTGCTGTGGGGAAGTCTAAGTTGGTAGAGCGGTTTTTGATGCAACGGTACGTGCCTGTGCAAATGTCCACATATGCATTGACGCTATTCCACTATGACTTCGTTACTGAAGATGATGAGGCAATTGATGTTGACATTTGGGACACGGCGGGACAGGAGCGTTTCTCCACTATGCATCCCGCGTATTACCACGAGGCTCATGCATGCATTTTGGTTTTCGACGTCACCCGGAAGGCGACGTATAAGAATTTGGAGAAGTGGTTGGGTGAGTTACGAAACTACCGTGAGCACATTCCATGCATTGTAGCCTGTAATAAGATAGATACAGATCCATCCGTCGTGAACAAGGCGTTCGCGTTCGTGGAGAAGCATAACCTTTCGCTGTTTTATGTATCGGCAGCTGATGGAACCAATGTGGTGCAGCTCCTCGAGTCGGCCATTTCGGAGGCTGTAAAGTACAAGAAGAGCCCCAAAAAGGACGACCTCATGTCGCAGGTACTTGGCTTCATCAAAGAATAA
- a CDS encoding iron superoxide dismutase, putative, with protein sequence MAFSIPPLPWGYDGLAAKGISKEQVTFHYDKHHMGYVTKLNAAAKSNPALAAKSVEEIIRTEKGPIFNLAAQIFNHNFYWESMSPNGGGEPSGKLAEAIRASFGSFAKFKEEFTNAAVGHFGSGWAWLVQDTTTKKLKVFQTHDAGCPLTEADLKPILTCDVWEHAYYIDYKNDRPAYVQTFWNVVNWDHAENQFTRKRNPGAPHSDL encoded by the coding sequence ATGGCTTTCAGCATTCCACCACTTCCGTGGGGGTACGATGGATTAGCCGCAAAGGGTATATCGAAGGAACAGGTGACGTTTCACTATGACAAGCATCACATGGGTTATGTGACGAAATTGAATGCGGCCGCGAAATCTAATCCAGCGCTTGCTGCGAAGAGCGTTGAGGAAATCATCCGAACAGAAAAAGGCCCCATCTTCAACCTTGCGGCACAGATATTTAACCATAACTTCTACTGGGAGAGCATGTCTCCCAACGGCGGTGGGGAACCAAGTGGTAAACTCGCAGAGGCCATCAGGGCATCATTCGGCAGCTTCGCAAAATTCAAGGAGGAGTTCACTAATGCGGCGGTGGGCCACTTCGGCTCTGGTTGGGCGTGGCTTGTGCAGGACACCACCACAAAAAAACTGAAAGTATTTCAAACGCATGACGCCGGTTGCCCACTGACTGAAGCGGATCTCAAACCGATTCTCACCTGCGATGTTTGGGAGCATGCTTACTATATTGATTACAAGAATGACCGTCCGGCCTACGTGCAAACATTTTGGAATGTTGTAAACTGGGATCATGCGGAAAATCAATTTACAAGGAAACGTAACCCTGGGGCACCGCATAGTGACTTGTAA
- a CDS encoding zinc finger protein 2, putative yields MAFNQRFDRGAQPSYAAVQLPPGWQMAYSVEGEVYYIDHNTRTTHWKIPQEVLNEMYHQGQTYRPSRSRRGIDRSKMKTKMCMNIQNGGKCTWGNACAFAHSSEELAAVPHNGGGQRMRMDPGAHQGNDNGLDNNHLQQ; encoded by the coding sequence ATGGCCTTCAACCAACGCTTTGACCGTGGGGCTCAGCCCTCTTATGCAGCcgtgcaacttccccccggGTGGCAAATGGCTTATTCGGTAGAGGGCGAAGTTTATTACATTGACCACAACACCCGCACAACACATTGGAAAATTCCTCAAGAGGTGCTTAATGAGATGTACCATCAGGGTCAAACTTACCGCCCTTCACGCAGCCGCCGCGGCATCGACCGCTCCAAAATGAAGACGAAGATGTGCATGAACATTCAAAACGGCGGTAAATGTACGTGGGGTAACGCGTGTGCCTTTGCTCACAGTTCGGAGGAACTTGCGGCAGTACCCCACAATGGCGGTGGCCAGCGCATGAGGATGGATCCTGGTGCACATCAAGGCAATGATAATGGGTTAGATAATAACCATCTGCAGCAGTAG
- a CDS encoding chaperonin Hsp60, mitochondrial precursor,putative gives MLRRSFACCMQYGSTPKDIRYGIEARKLLLLGVENLVKAVGVTLGPKGRNVVLEMPYASPKITKDGVTVAKHIEFENSFENLGANLVRQVAGLTNDTAGDGTTTATILSGAIFREGFRSVSTGTNPMDLKRGIDLACREVLASLAEQAKPVTSKSEVTQIAMISANMDIEIGALIGDAMQQVGKDGVITTQEGRSLNTELELVEGMSFERGFTSPYFVTNTKSQKCELENALVFVANRKLSSVAHILPALNHAIQKKRPLLVISEDLEGEAMHTFLYNKIQGRITGCSVKAPGFGDMRINQLQDIAVFTGAQMISEDLGLSLDQSDFSERLLGSCKKATISRDECILMEGGGSAIAVEERVQMIRDMIAAEDHEYNRERLVERLAKLSGGVAVIKVGGASEVEISEKKDRIVDALNATRAAVAEGILAGGGTALLIASVRLDSVAKDRSLPPDIRTGVNIVKRAVRLPCRYIASNAGVEGSVVASKIMRRNDPTFGYNAQTGEYVNMFNEGIIDPMKVVKSAVVNACSVAGMMITTEAAVVEKDVLAKESRIEDRGLEDKEKREGLNTMRKRVNESQAPLPALAPPMKFQMKGI, from the coding sequence ATGCTGAGGCGCTCCTTCGCTTGTTGCATGCAGTACGGCTCGACGCCGAAGGACATTCGTTACGGCATCGAGGCCCGTAAGCTACTTTTGCTTGGTGTGGAGAATCTTGTGAAGGCGGTCGGTGTTACATTGGGGCCGAAAGGACGTAATGTCGTATTGGAGATGCCATATGCTAGTCCGAAGATAACAAAGGATGGCGTGACAGTAGCGAAGCACATTGAGTTTGAGAACAGCTTTGAAAATCTGGGTGCCAACCTCGTGCGGCAGGTGGCTGGCCTCACAAATGATACAGCTGGTGACGGAACGACCACTGCAACAATTCTCTCTGGAGCTATATTTCGAGAAGGGTTCCGTAGTGTTTCTACGGGTACGAATCCAATGGACTTGAAACGTGGGATTGACTTGGCCTGCCGCGAGGTACTCGCTTCATTGGCTGAGCAGGCGAAGCCCGTCACCTCCAAATCGGAGGTAACGCAGATAGCAATGATATCGGCTAATATGGACATTGAAATTGGAGCGCTCATTGGTGATGCCATGCAGCAGGTTGGTAAGGATGGTGTCATCACTACGCAGGAGGGCCGCTCGTTGAACACGGAGTTGGAACTCGTGGAGGGAATGTCCTTCGAGCGGGGATTCACATCACCATATTTTGTAACGAACACCAAGTCACAGAAGTGCGAATTGGAGAATGCACTAGTGTTTGTTGCAAACCGTAAGTTGTCCAGTGTTGCCCACATTCTTCCCGCACTGAACCATGCCATCCAAAAGAAGAGACCACTCCTTGTTATTTCCGAGGATTTGGAGGGAGAAGCAATGCATACATTCCTCTATAACAAAATTCAAGGAAGAATAACAGGCTGCTCAGTGAAAGCTCCTGGGTTCGGTGATATGCGAATTAATCAACTACAGGATATTGCAGTATTCACCGGTGCGCAGATGATTTCAGAGGATTTGGGGTTAAGTCTCGACCAAAGTGATTTTTCGGAGCGGTTGCTTGGATCATGTAAGAAAGCTACAATATCGCGTGATGAATGCATTTTAATGGAGGGTGGTGGAAGTGCCATCGCGGTGGAAGAGCGCGTTCAGATGATCCGTGATATGATTGCAGCGGAAGATCACGAGTACAACCGCGAGCGCTTGGTAGAGCGGCTTGCTAAGTTGTCTGGAGGTGTTGCAGTAATTAAAGTTGGCGGTGCCTCCGAAGTTGAGATcagtgagaaaaaagatCGTATTGTTGATGCCCTTAACGCCACGCGTGCAGCGGTAGCGGAGGGAATTCTTGCTGGCGGTGGTACAGCTTTGCTCATTGCATCAGTGCGGCTTGACAGCGTGGCCAAGGACCGCAGTTTGCCTCCAGATATCCGCACGGGCGTTAATATAGTGAAAAGGGCTGTCCGCTTGCCCTGTCGTTACATTGCGAGTAATGCGGGTGTGGAAGGAAGTGTTGTGGCGAGTAAAATTATGAGAAGGAATGACCCAACGTTCGGATACAATGCGCAGACAGGCGAGTACGTGAACATGTTTAACGAGGGTATAATTGATCCAATGAAAGTTGTAAAATCAGCGGTAGTAAATGCGTGTTCAGTGGCTGGAATGATGATTACGACGGAGGCTGCAGTTGTGGAAAAGGATGTGCTCGCGAAGGAAAGCCGCATTGAAGACAGGGGGTTGGAAGACAAGGAAAAGCGTGAGGGGCTGAACACCATGCGGAAACGTGTGAACGAGTCGCAGGCGCCCCTCCCAGCTCTGGCACCTCCGATGAAGTTTCAAATGAAGGGTATTTAG